A region from the Agrococcus sp. SL85 genome encodes:
- the folE gene encoding GTP cyclohydrolase I FolE — translation MAIDRQRVEAAVRELLAAIGDDPARPGLADTPRRVAAAYEEYFAGVGADPALHLDSEGLAGETGELVLLRDIEFRSMCEHHLLPFTGVAHVAYLPSDRIVGLGRIPRVVETVASRPQIQERLTDEIADALVAGLEPRGVLVVVEAAHGCVAARGARQAKSSTVTVASRGTLAEPIERAEIMALIGERR, via the coding sequence ATGGCGATCGACCGGCAGCGCGTCGAAGCGGCGGTCCGGGAGCTGCTCGCCGCGATCGGCGACGATCCCGCGCGCCCCGGCCTCGCCGACACGCCGCGCCGGGTCGCCGCCGCCTACGAGGAGTACTTCGCGGGCGTCGGCGCCGATCCGGCGCTGCACCTCGACTCGGAGGGCCTCGCGGGCGAGACGGGCGAGCTCGTGCTGCTGCGCGACATCGAGTTCCGCTCGATGTGCGAGCACCACCTGCTGCCCTTCACGGGCGTCGCGCACGTCGCCTACCTGCCGAGCGACCGCATCGTCGGACTCGGCCGCATCCCGCGCGTCGTCGAGACCGTCGCCTCGCGGCCGCAGATCCAGGAGCGGCTCACCGACGAGATCGCCGACGCGCTCGTCGCGGGCCTCGAGCCGCGTGGCGTGCTCGTGGTGGTGGAGGCCGCCCACGGCTGCGTCGCCGCGCGCGGCGCGCGGCAGGCGAAGTCGTCCACGGTGACGGTCGCGAGCCGCGGCACGCTCGCCGAGCCCATCGAGCGCGCCGAGATCATGGCGCTCATCGGGGAGCGGCGATGA